CATAGTCCGTCTGTTTGAGGCAGGTAGTGAAGGTCTGTGGTTTCATCATGCCGGCAGGCATACCCTTCATCTCGACCGTAGAGGTGATCTCCCACTTGCCTTCTTTCATGTTTACACCCTTTACAGCCGCAGCAGGCTTTTCTGCCGGAGCAGAACCCTCCGGTTTTTTGCCGCAGCCGAACGAGATCAGCCCCAGCGCGACCAGACCAACAACTGCCAATAACCCTTTTGTAA
This sequence is a window from Nitrospirota bacterium. Protein-coding genes within it:
- a CDS encoding DUF3617 domain-containing protein; amino-acid sequence: MKITKGLLAVVGLVALGLISFGCGKKPEGSAPAEKPAAAVKGVNMKEGKWEITSTVEMKGMPAGMMKPQTFTTCLKQTDYVPKNADQKDCTMKDVNVSGNTVSWEAVCKDTSGKGTITYAGDTYDGNMEMTMKQGGKDMNMKMTMKGKHIGPCDK